The DNA sequence atttcatgtaaatatatatatacgtagtcattcgctcaggaatgcctactaataccaactatagtttgcagttaaataaataacgccAAAATAATAATGGTAACtccgttcataatgaaccttgtgagattactcacctcgaaactcctgctgcgtcttcaatacagaacaaagcagccaaaacacaaaacaaccgtccaagaatacttcgtcaagtacctaatcacatatggtttcaacttagtaacaattcacaaacgatttaaggttaaaacccctgttttgaactaaaatccccaaagtgacgccaatcatggtaaaaccacatccgagacctcccaaagtctctagaatacttccacgatcgatatgaccaacccacaagtcaatcggaagctcgaatcctcatggatcgaataaatcaactggtatgaaaccgtaaaaatcataacaaatccatacgaactccaaaatttgcgtATTATAtttcaaaacgctcgtatcaacgagtagaacatatataataccaaaaacagttccctacatggccgaaaagccaccagaacgccgccacaggccgtggcgcaccgccgctggccaaaactcaatatttcacaaaactcccaacagcaaagctgttcatctaagcatgcttgtgaattttcataactagcttgaagtcagaaaacaatcATAAAGGGTCAAAAATTACCTCACAAGATTTGAATTTTTGCGCAATCTGAGTTGAACTGATtttcacgtaaatcgatccaaacaaacatcATAGATTGATCCAGAAGCCTCCCACGAACCCAAAGAATGAAGCTTGAAGCTGTGTTATCGCCGGAGCAAGGATTTCTAGCCAAGTCTGAATACCTTGAACTTTGCTAACTTgtagcgccgccgtggaggagaatcacCGCTAGAGGCCACCATAGGGAGGATTGCACGGTGGAGACGAgccgatctggaaagttttgccGGAAGAGGTCGCCAGAGCTGCGAGTTTCAGTCGAGTCGGATCACTGGGTCCGGGTAGGGTCAGTcgcgggtgaggagagagaatggagggttttctgatttccggaaatggtaaatgtgaaaatggaaataataagtttccgaaaatggaaactcctatttatagaactttcccaaaacttcaaatgctcataactttcacatacgaactccgatttccgcattccacatgtccatgaactcATGTCGAAGCGCtttacaactttcgtgaagaaagtttttagagaatcccaacgtataaaaagtcaaccttgagcccTCCTTCTGAAGTCATACTTTCtgaatagaaattcgtccgaaacacttccgctccatccacaagtcacgaaaccgtccaataaccataaattagattccggaaaatcctcgaaaaataaatgcgaattttcggggcatcacacaaatccccaagaaaaagaagagaaaaataataaaaacttcaaaaacgggaacccTTAGTAAAAcgtacctcttaggattgcagagagTATTTGATCCTCGTTGTAGGATTgtagacgagcttcagtcctaggcgaatagacttgtaggattgcagacgagcttTAGTCCTAGGCGAACAAACTTGTAGGATTGTAGACAAACTTCAGTCCTAGTGTCAGCGAACCGATTTGTAGGATTGGAGCGTGGTTTCGATCCTTGTTATAGGATTGCAGACTGCTATCAATCTTAGCTACTGAAACTGACAGACGAAAGGTGCGAGGGGCTGCTGCTGGCAGGTTGCGCACTGGGCAGGGGAGGTGGGCGTACCTGGCAGGAGCGGTGTGTTGCTGGCTTGGTACGTTGGGCTATAGAGATATGCTATCgatcctaagctaggattgcaACTGGTTTGCAATCTTGGTTGAAGTCGGTGCTAGGTGGATGCGGTGTTGCAAGGGCATGTGAGTAGCGGCAGAGGCTTACAGCAAGAGTAGGCGTACGGGCGAGTGGGAGAGGTGCACAACGAATGGCAGCAGCAAACGGGAAAAaaggatttttgggtttttggctaCTAGaaactagggttagggctcgtgctgataacgtgtttaaggaaaattgaaattgggagagaattgagtcgtgctttcattgataatagggccctctttatatagaggattacaagacatagaatcagagctGTACAAGGGAagttaatcgtacaattaatcggatatctgtgaatatctctgagaatatctctaactcCTAACCCTATTAtaactaggttaagtaacctagagtttgggtcagacacatattctggatttacttgaacaatattcaatttattttatgtagactttccgattcaataatattagattgtattatttactattttccttatatattttcattttccaatttcactacatactcattaaatcattcatatatatttattaagaaTCAAAAATATAactaagatcatgtgacataaaaatatatgatatatatgttgaacgctagatttgctcacctaagggacagttttaagggactgtgagggacaaatgcatctaaaccacatgtattaaatataaaaacaaaaattataacaacttaaaactatgCATTTATTTTTAGCCGTCAGATTCCTCAAATATAATAACATTTAGTCTCTTTATATATAGTTTGTATGTACATTATTGAACTCGACttaaaatgaaatacaattGTTAGGCGATCGTTATGTATATTGAACTCTTATGTATGCCAGTCACTTTCTTATAAAACTGTAATTTGACAGTTAAACAATATtataagagtttttctattggaacctccaaatttactcacttgatctctatgctttttacatctcttatcaaattttcaaatactaaatttactcactaaagttcctcaaataacctcactcatataatttacaaacaaattattatctttaaaataaaaaatttagtcatttcaatgatttaattactctataaatcttaactacatatacatttcttaatcagacaacatgcaTAAATCTcttttccaataaaaaaaaaatcaaacacaaggtattgagtttcaaaaattaatttctaataaataagaaaataacatgaactattctgtgttttttttttaactttttttttctattttagttgtgcaaaaaaaaaatgaagaaatcatttttttaatgtttattttttttttgtctattttttgacctcatgattaattatttaaatatttttttagttttttttttaacagctagctttttttttcttgcaaatataatgaatgtcataaatcataataggatttttttattttccctcACCATTTTGCTAtctcttaggtgagcaaatctatTTGatcatgatttttatttttacaaaatTTAGGCCTCATAATTTTTCTTTCGGTTATATTGATAACAATTGAATTTCTAAACAAGTTTCATGATTTCGGTTTTATAGCGTACCAATCATTACTTGATCTTATGTAGAACAATATTCCATATTGTTCCTTGGTAAGCTAGGGTCACCCTATCTCCATTAGTGGGGTAAAGTGTGCATACTAGAATGAATTGGAGGATAGTTTCTTGATTGATTGAGCTTTCTTGAAAGATTTATGGATTTCTATGGGTATTGATTACCTAAAGTTCTGTGAATTGTGGTAGATTTGTTGAAAGATTTGGTAGGTTGTGGGAATATATACACATATTTTTGAGATTCTCCAACGCAAGAAGATTCAGGCTGGGTTAAGGGATTAGATGGAGATCATGATTGAACTCCTATGGAAATTAGATGAGGCAAATGGCCACGAACAAGAATTatcttataattttttaatcaaTGTATAGAAATTGGGGAATTTATTAGATTAAATATATACCATAACAAATTTCATGTTGGAAATAAATTTTGATAGGTAATTTTGTGATATGTAGCACTACTCTTTCTTAAAAATGGATACGTATTGAAAATTAtgtgattatttatttattgatcaCTTCCTGTGTTTAGCGTGTAACATGACTATTGGCCTAGATAAATTTTGAGTTAGAtgaaagagagtttctattgggacctccaaatctgctcacttaacCTCACTctgttatgaattattaaatgacatatataacctactataaaatgactattagggacaataattatactaaattaaaaaattgttatatttattttctctagactttctaattcaataatattagattgcattctttattattttccctatctattttcattttccaatttcactacgtaCTCATTaaatcattcatatatatatatatatatatatatatattaagaaataaaactatgattaagataaaaatgcatgatatgcatattgaacgcatattggtcagggagaacaaaagaaattttattatgccctaaatctaaatctatctattatatttgtaaaaagaagaagaaaaaaaaagagctagcaaataaaaataaataaaaaaatatttaaataattaatcaggaggtacagaaaatagagaaacattaagaaaaaatgattaatcttgttttttttaacagctaaaaaagaaaaagtaaataaaaaaaatcacataatagttcatgttattttatttttattaatttttaaatctcaataccttgtgtttattttttttttattggataagagatttatattatctgattaaggaatggagatgtaattaaaatttatagagtaattaaatcattgaaatgactaagtttttttattataaagatcttagtttttttgtaaattaattatatgagtgaggttatttgaggaactttagtgaggtttaatgagtatatttagtatttgaaaatttgataggaggtgtaaaaagcatagaggtcaagtgagtaaatttggaggttccaatagaaaaatgaaaatttagaatttctttctttgttgtcgttgtttttttttttttagagaaaatttAGAAAAATGTGGTTCTATTAAAACCTCCAAAGTCAATATTTGAAGTCCTTCATTTTTTGTATAATTTGGAACCCAATTTAACCCCTACGACACTGTTGTTGGGAAAGCTACCAAAGTGAAGGAAGTGTGTTGACGAATCAACCGCAATAGTCAATTAAACCAGCCCAAATCACCACAACACTTGATTCCCAAGATCCCAAACCACCGCAGCCTCTAACCACTCATAGACGAATCCGTCACCACCAAACTGAAGAAGACAAAACTTCCATTAGTTCACCAAGAACAAATCCGCGACTCTAGAAGTACAAGCTAGACTACGAGATCGGAGATCATGTTCTACTTGACAACGAGAAGCCAAAAAGCAGCCGCAGTTAACAATCACGAAACCCTTGGTTTCGAATAACTACTAGCACTAGATTTTGTTATCTATACAAGAATAAATGAGAAGAAAGATAAGTATTTGCCATAGATGCTAACAAAATctagaagaaagaaagggaaaaaaagaagaagaagaagagaatgtgCAATTTGGTGAAGGATAAAACATCCatttaggaaagaaaaaagtaaaagaatATCTAAATAATAAATCGAGAGGTTTAAATAGAAAccacatttaaaaaaaaaaaatttgagaaaacgaAAGTAGTAATAGAATGAGCTGGACCTGTTGATGCTAATAAAGTAAACCTGAGTTCAGGTCCACTTGACCCATGAGTGTAGGTGCAGACGTGTATTGTACGACCCATCCTAAGCGACTCATTCCTATGACACAAGCAAACAAATCGGTGTACAAAATCAAGAATATCAATTTTTAATAAGTATAtatgaaaataaagaaatgatTAGCTTTTCGGAACCTGAATTTTCCTTTTTCCATATGATTCGATTCTTTGGTTCCTCTAACAAACAAACCACCTGATTCTGAAGTTTCAATCACCAGCTCTCTCAGTTGGGCACCTCAAaattctctctcgctctctgaTTCTGAATTTTTAGGGCTTCTTATCCCCCACGAAATTGATTCtcgattctttttcttttgtaatccttcaatttcaattcctcTTCGTGAGCGCGACTCTGGTgttgtttctcatttttcagGTAATTCCTCTTCGTCTTGTATGTATTTACGGTCTGCAAAACTGGAATTCAGCCGCCGTAGATGTAATTCTTTGAGTTGAATGCTTCGATTTTTATGTGAATTTTGCAACTTATGATTGCGTTTCGGACTGCGTTGTGGAATTTTTGCTTTGACAGGTTGAGTGCTAGTCCTACATTGGTTGGGGCAAGTGTCTGCTAAGCACATCTGTATCTCCACTTAATTGATAGGTAGAAGTAGAGGAGTTTTTCGCATTCGTCTCGCATTGTTTGGGTTCTTGTGTTTCTCCACCTAATAGCTTATGCTTTAGGATGGATTCTTTAAGCGGCGtcgtttatttttatgtttttgtgagTTCTCATGAATTATATGTCATATTTCAGTATGTAGTTCATCATATTCAGCACACATTCGCTACGAAATAGATTACTATCCTAATGCATAAAAAGAGTAGTGTTATTGTAGGAGGTGTTTGAGAATAACATTTGTATGTGTTGCAGCATTTTGGAGCTCATAGAAGATGGATGACCTCAAGGAGCGGCTGCTTCCGCCGAAAGTTCCAAAACCTGCATCTGCTATAAACCTTCGGGAATCATCTTATCGGACATCGGCTTTTGGAAGGCAACCTTTTCACGGTGTGGATGTTCTGGGGCTGAAGAAGCGGGGACAGGGCCTTCGGTCCTGGATTCGTGTTGATACGTCTGGGAATTCTCAGATTATTGAGGTTGACAAGTTCACCATGATGCGACGTTGTGATCTACCTGCCCGTGATTTGCGCCTGCTTGATCCTCTATTTGTGTACCCCTCAACTATCCTTGGCAGAGAGAAGGCTATTGTAGTAAATCTAGAGCAGATTCGTTGTATTATCACGGCTGATGAGGTTCTGCTTTTGAATTCCCTTGATAACTATGTATTGCAGTATGTGGTGGAGCTACAGAAAAGGTTGACAACAAATGGTGTAGGTGATGTTTGGCAGTCTGATGGTTCTGACATGAGCAGGAGGAGGGGAGGTAGAAATTTTGATAATGTGTTTGGGAGCACATCTCCTGACTATTTGCCCTTTGAATTTAGGGCTTTAGAAGTTGCTCTGGAGGCTGCCTGTACATTCCTTGATTCTCAGGTGTGTGGAAGAGTACACTAATTTAGGTTCTCTATCTCTTATCATTATTAGATGTGTGGTGATGACTGTTTATATATTTCAGTGTTCTAAAAGTCACTAGGTGGTAGGCAGGCAGTAGTGAAAGGGCTAGCGCCTTATTGCTAAGGTGGAAATTAGGCGGGTGCATAGGCggatattattttaattctaatttaatcatatAACATATAAATAAGTTTCTAATTCATACAAAAAACTACCGTTAGCAATAATTGATTGAAAACATGGGGAAAATGTTAAGTATACAATGAGTACTTACAAAAGCAAAAATTAGTTTTTAAGTatttgatccaaaaaaaaaaaaaatttaatattttCTTTAAACCCAGCAtgcctaggcgccgcctagacTAGTTGAGGCTGCTGGTCACCTTCTAGCGCCTAGGCGACCGCCCAGAGGGATTGTTATCTGCTCAATACTTAGTATTCATTGACACCTTGCTCAATTAGCATTAAATTGCCATTTATTTTGTTGTGTTCTCATTTTTTCTACACTGCATTTGTTTCTAATTGATCCTATGGCTGAATTGTTTTTGAATTGAAAAGAACATAGTTTTGCTGTGATATTGGACTTTCTATTTAAAACACGTGTATATCTTTGTAGTTATCAAGTACAGGATGGGATAGCACTCATGAATCATGATATGTGCTTGTTATTTGTAGCTTTGCAATTACTGTTCAGGTTTTAGCTTTCCAGTTTTGATGATTAGTTTCAGATAAATTGGTATATATGGTTGTGTGAATCATTGAATTAAATGTTCAGAACCTTTTTCTGGTTTTGGCATGTTGGCAAGCGACAGTGAAGGCTTGGTCGGTGCAGTTTCTCTTTAATCAAAAGAGAGATTGTCTGCACactatgcatttttttttttccaaatttgaAGAGAATGGTATGCGTGTACCCTGAATTGTTTACCGGTGGATATGTCAACTTCCGCATAGCATTGGCCCGCATGAAAATCAACATATTGATTTGGGTTTCAGTGGTAATAGTGAAACATACATTCTACGACTTCCGCATACATAGCTTGAACATGCACATAGTTTAATAAATGAAGTAGGCTTTCAAATCAGTGGTAATAGTTACAGTCGTGTTTTTGGTACTGTGGATAGAGAGATAGGAGTTTTGACATTGGGGGAAGGGATAGAGGCGGGGGTTGGAGGCTTTGTGCCTAAGATGCATAATTTTTGGTCTTCCTTGTGGGTTTCAATCTCCTTGAGTTAAGGAAATCCCAACTTCTACTTGCATCCCCTCCTCTTCCTGTATCGGAGGCCTGTTGTAGTTTAGGAGGGATATATTATAATATTATCCTTATACTTAAAACGGATGTTATCTGCTAGTTTTGGTTTCCAATGGATATTATGTCCTATGTCTTGTATGGTTGTATGATCTTATAACAATGGTAAAATCTTGTGTCTTTCAAAAGTGATGCGCATTCCTTATTATATATTTCCAATAAGACCAATAATGCTCTTTAGAAACTTGGGACATGATTGGTAGTTTGAACTTAAATAGTTTCATGTTGGTTAAACACTCTGTAAGTTAGTAACTCACTGGTTAATCTGATATTTTGAAGGCAGCTGAACTGGAAATTGAAGCTTATCCATTACTTGATGAGCTTACGTCAAAAATCAGTACACTGAACTTGGAACGTGCTCGAAGATTGAAAAGCAGACTTCTTGCCCTGACCCGAAGAGTTCAGAAGGTATGGCTGTGGCATATTTATCTCACTTAGTTAGCTGCATTCTTCTTGAAATTCCAAATGGGACCAAAGTATACTTTAACCACTGCACATCTGTTTAGGTTCGGGATGAAATAGAGCAGCTCATGGATGATGATGGAGATATGGCTGAGATGTATCTCACTGAGAAGAAAAGTCGTATGGAGGCATCATTTTATGGTGAACAATCTGTGATGGGGTATAGATCTAATGATGGTATATCTCTTTCTGCTCCTGTTTCCCCTGTATCTTCACCTCCCGATGGTCGAAAACTTGAGAAAAGCTTGAGTATTGCAAGGAGTCGACATGAAAGCATGAGAAGTTCAGAAAGTGCTACAGAGAGTATAGAAGAGCTTGAGATGCTGCTGGAAGCATACTTTGTTGTCATTGATAGCACCCTGAATAAGCTGACTTCGGTATGTATACCACCTTTTCTATTGAACTTTGACATCACTATATGTAGCAATGACTTGAGGAGTGGGGTAGAATCTTATGTTATCTCTCTCGCATGTTTCAGTTGAAAGAATACATTGATGATACAGAAGATTTCATTAACATTCAGCTGGTATGTGCCTTGTTAATTTCTTTGCCTCCTTATTAAGTATTGTGTTTTTTTAACTAATTCCTGATGTGGTAGCAACTGAAAATAGAAGATAAAGGTGAAAAAAACATGTCTGGGTAAAACTGTGAGTAGGAGTATTGCTATATTAATTCCATCTGGAGGAAATCATTTCAGGATAATTGAGGgttaaattctcaaaattattCAGCAACCGTAAAACTGTTCTTAGTTGGTTTACTGTGCTGCCTCAGATGTAGAAGTAAATTTCAACTTCTTTGATCTATGTATATTAGGGAAATGCAGAACTAACGTTGAAAAGTTTTTGCTTTCAGGACAATGTCCGTAATCAGCTGATTCAATTTGAACTGCTACTGACAACTGCAACTTTTGTGGTTGCGATATTCGGAGTTGTAGCAGGAATCTTTGGCATGAACTTTGAAATCGCATTGTTTGATGACCCTGCCGCGTTTAAGTGGGTACTTGTAATCACAGGAGTAACTGGCATCTGTATATTTTCTGCATTTGTGTGGTTCTTCAAGTATAGAAGACTCATGCCACTATAGAGACGTAAAATGAAACTTCATTGAGGCATTGAAAttagaagaaaatgaaatgattactattCTCATTCTACCTTCTAGGTTAAGCGCAAAGTTGGCTGGTTGGATCAATTATTACATTTTGATACCAAAAGCAACTGAGAGATTCCATCAAATCCTGTAAATGGTCACATAAAATATAGGATTTTCTTCCCGGTCTTTGTTCTTGGGCTCTTGGACACTCTGAGCAGTGCTTCATTATTTTAAGTTGATATCGGAAACTCGAGAATAAGTAGGATACTTTAAGATGGAAACAACTCTTAGCACAAGCAAGCTACATTATCCCCATCTTGGTCATTTTGACTATTATTTTAAACTGTAATCTGGAGTTGGTTTCTTTTTATATGCCGCGATGAATATTTGGTTTAGGGAGAATGGAATTGTCTAGCTTATTGTTTTTACTACCACTCGCTCGCATGAATAGAAAAAACCAAATAGTTACAGTTTGCCAAGGTAAGGAAGGGCTAGACTACCTGAACATTCATGAAATTTAACCAAAGTAACTTCTACAGCAGCCGAATATGATAACGAACGATGTTTGCTTTTAGCTGGTTATTGAAATGTATTCCTCATTAAAATTATATCAAAAAggacagaaacaaagaaaaagtagTCCATAAGGTTCATAAGGAGCCCCTCTTCTCAGGAGAGTGAAGGGAAACCACTGTGCCAAAAAAACAAAGACCTCTTGCATATTCcaacccagaaaactcaagaGGAAAGTTTACACACTAACAGATACGTTCACATCATTTAGCCGAAGATGCACCACTTGATGACAGTCTTTGGCTCCTTGCTTTATCAGCCTTTTCCAAGTAATCTTGATGGGATTGATGCTTTGCCCCTACAGAACACATTTGTAATAGATTTAGGATTTCAGCAGATAAATTGCAGCTGCAAAATCCCATAAATAACTAACACAGATAGCAGGTAACTAAACCAAAAGTCTGATGGTGGAGTATGAACTCATACAAGGAACAATCATAAATCATAATATCCAATCAGGGCCTTCCATGGAAACAGGAACATCTATTTCCCTACAATATAATCAAAACCAGTTCATCATGTGGAAAACAACAGTACAGAAGTTGCTGGCTTCTCCCCATTTTCCGTTTGCAACAACAGAGAATAACAAATTGCTACTGAAAATACATGTTTCCCAAAACATTTTATGACAACTTGCATATCATGAGCCTAGATACATCATCATTTTGAATTATATATACGATCATAAAGAGAAAGATTTACTATGTTGCATActtttacacaaataaaaacaaTACTACT is a window from the Rosa chinensis cultivar Old Blush chromosome 2, RchiOBHm-V2, whole genome shotgun sequence genome containing:
- the LOC112189938 gene encoding magnesium transporter MRS2-1 codes for the protein MDDLKERLLPPKVPKPASAINLRESSYRTSAFGRQPFHGVDVLGLKKRGQGLRSWIRVDTSGNSQIIEVDKFTMMRRCDLPARDLRLLDPLFVYPSTILGREKAIVVNLEQIRCIITADEVLLLNSLDNYVLQYVVELQKRLTTNGVGDVWQSDGSDMSRRRGGRNFDNVFGSTSPDYLPFEFRALEVALEAACTFLDSQAAELEIEAYPLLDELTSKISTLNLERARRLKSRLLALTRRVQKVRDEIEQLMDDDGDMAEMYLTEKKSRMEASFYGEQSVMGYRSNDGISLSAPVSPVSSPPDGRKLEKSLSIARSRHESMRSSESATESIEELEMLLEAYFVVIDSTLNKLTSLKEYIDDTEDFINIQLDNVRNQLIQFELLLTTATFVVAIFGVVAGIFGMNFEIALFDDPAAFKWVLVITGVTGICIFSAFVWFFKYRRLMPL